The genomic stretch CATATTCACAGAAGTTCCCCCACGCGGTAAGAGAGTGTCAGGAGACTGTCGGCAAAGTTGACGTTTTCTACCACGGCGCCCTCCAGGGCGAGGTGCAGGTCGGCGCCCGTGAAGTTCCAAAATCCCCGCACCGAGAGGCGAGCCAACCGCTCCGCCATCGCGGGGGCCGTCTCGCGCGGCAGCGTGAGCACGGCGATGTCCGGCCGCCGCCGCTCCACAAAGGCGTCTAGCCGTTCGATTGCCTGCACGGTGAACCCGCCCACCGAGGAGCCCGCCACATTCGGATTGTTGTCGAAGATCCCGATGAGGCGGATGCCCGCCCAGGAAAAGTCAAAGTTGTTGCACAGCGCGCGCCCCATGTTGCCCACGCCGATTAAAATGGCCGCGAGCCCCCGGCGCACCCCCAGAATGCCGCCGATCTCCCGCAGCAAAATCTCCACATTGTAGCCGTACCCCTGCTGGCCAAATCCGCCAAAGCAGTTGAGATCCTGCCGGATCTGCGAGGCGGTGAGTCCCAGCCGATCGGCCAGTTTTTGCGAGGAGATGCGGTGCACATCCTCCTGAAGCATCTCGTGCAAGTGGCGGTAATAGCGCGACAGCCGCCGCACCACCGCTTGGGACACATTGCCCCCGTTGGACAGTTTTGACATGCGCAATCCTCCTTCTTCGCCGGCCGCCGCGTCACCGGGACAGCGCGTCCACGGTCTTCATCACATAGTCGGCGAACTGCTCACAAGTGGCGCCGGTGTCCCGCCCGGTGACCGTGAGCGTCTTTTCTTCATATAGGCACCGATCGAGGGCGCGCGCCAGCAACCCCGCGGCGTCCGCCCGCCCGATGTGCTCCAACAACATCACCGCGGCCCGCAGCATAGAGGAGGGGTCGGCGTACTGCGCGCGCCCCTCGGCCACCATGCGGGGCGCCGATCCGTGAATCGCTTCGAACATCGCATAGCGCTTGCCGATGTTGGCGCTGCCCGCGGTGCCCACACCACCCTGGAATTCGGCGGCCTCGTCGGTGAGAATGTCCCCGTACAGATTTGGAAGTACCATTATTTGGAAATCTTGCCGTCGCTTGACATCGACAAGTTTGGCCGTCATGATATCGATGTACCAGTCGTCAAACCGGATCTCCGGATATTCCTGCGCGATGCGCGCAGCGATCCGCAAAAATTTCCCATCGGTCGTCTTGATGACGTTTGCCTTGGTCACCGCCGTCACACGCGTACGGCCGGTGCGGCGGGCCGTCTCGAAGGCCAGGCGCACGATGCGCTCGGTGCCGCCCGTCGTCGTCACGGTGAAATCGACGGCGAGGTCGTCGTCCACGTCGACGCCCAGGCTGCCTACCGCGTAGGCGCCCTCGGTGTTCTCGCGGAAAAACAGCCAATCGATCCCCGCGGCGGGCACTTTGACCGGGCGTACGTTGGCGAACAGATCCAGCTCCTTGCGCATGGCCACGTTGGCGCTCTCGATATTGGGCCACGGGTCGCCCGCGCGCGGGGTCGTCGTCGGCCCTTTGAGGATGACGTGACACCGCTTCAGCGCGGCCAGCACATCGTCGGGGATAGCCTTCCCGCAGGCGGCGCGGTTCTCGATGGTCAGCCCTTCGATGTCCTCAAAGCGCACGCGCCCGACAGCCGTCTCGCTCCGCAGCAAGTAGGTGAGTACGCGCCGCGCCGCGGCCGTGATAGCGGGCCCGATGCCGTCGCCGCCGCACACGCCGATCACCAGTTCCGGCAGCGCGCCGTAATCCACAAAATCGCCTGCAGCGGCCATGGCCTCAATCCGCCGGCGCTGCCGCCGGATCACTTCCTCAAACCGCGCGACGGCGTGCCCCCAATTGTTCTCCACAAAGCGCCCCCCTATCCCCAGTGTTGTCCTCCGCCTGTGCCGATATATACCCTTTTGTCAAGATACTCTGTTATTATAATGCGAAACAGGCGCCATTGTCAAATCTATCTCACATGTCGCGTTTTGTTTGCTCCGACCGGCCGCGTGTAGCCCAATTTTTTCCATTTCCCCGTCTTTTCGCCGGTTTGACGGCAAGGGGAGACAAAAGGGCCAGTCGTCCGTGACCCCGTCGGCCCGTTTGTTTTGACCGTCGCCCCGAAACAGGCTATTCTGCTGTGCTCCTGTCTCGATACTCTATTCTGTGCCCGTTGCGGTTGGCAGTCAGCTTGCCTGTGTCTGTCATCCGCTTTAAGATGTTGTAGCTCTGCGTTGCTCCAAGCCCAAGGTCTTGCCCCAACGACTTTGCCGTTGCGTATCCATCGCGCTTAATCAGCGCCATAACGGTTCGCTCTTGCTCACTTGGCGGCGCGTTTACGGCTTCATATCGCGTGTTTGGCAAGACGAGCATAAAGCTGGTGTCAGTGACGTTAATTTCAGGTTTCCTTTTACAGTCGGCATAGTCACCCATAATACGGACAATACCTGTACCATAAGCTTCAACCAATTCCAGTCGATAGAAAATGTTAGCAAGCCCTTCGTTACGCGTATGTGACACGCCGGACAGTATCGCGTCAAGCGAGATGCCGGGCGCGAGGCCACCAACGGACAAAAACTCCATGCGGTCATCATACACGTTGACAAATGAGCTCGCCGACAGCGCATATTCGCGATGAACAAGCATATTCAGCACAGCCTCACGGATGGCGTCAATCGGATAATCCCGCCGCTCAACGCGCCTTACCATGCCGATTTTTGCCTGCACAAGGTTGAAATAGTCAACGTATTCGATAACGTCGTACAACTGCTGTATCAGCGAACCACCAAACTCTTTACGGCTTTTGAATATGGATTTGCTTGTCCCCTCGAATACAGCAACTTTCACCGTGTGCTGACATTGTTCAGAAAGAAGCAAGCCGAGATTCGTGTATATGCCATTTTCGCCGATAATGCCAAGACTTTGTTGTTGCGGCAGCTCAAAGGCAAATTTCTTATCAGAGAATTCCTCTGCTGTCCGAGTAAAGGTAAGCTCCTGAATAAGAGAACGAGCGGTAAGGTAACGTTCACCGTCCGCGTCCCTGATCATCCGCCGAATATGTTCATCGGTGGCGGGGACAGTCGCACTTCCCACACGCACGAATACGCCGGAGGGCTTCAACCCGCGTTCAGCGAGATAATAGGGTGCATAAACTCCGCGTTCAATCGTGACCACAACGACATTTTTGCCGTCATACCCGGCAATATCAACTTGCATAAAGTGCGTGATATCAGGCTTGACAGAGTTGCGAATGCTGTCACCGACCTGTCGGGCCGTAAAGTCAGGGTCGTCCAAACCTACAATCGCACTGTCATTGTCTATACCGACATATATTTTGCCGCCGCCTGTGTTGGCAAAAGCGACAGCCGTGCGTTTAATCTCGTCCGTGAACTGTGATTTCAGTTCACAAGTGACACTTTCTGCAAATTTCATAACCGGCCTCCACCATTAAGTCTTTACCATTATAACACCAAAATTTCGGTGTGTCAAACGAACTTTTAATAATTTTCAGTTTCATTCTGTGAAAGTTTCGAAATCAGAAGGACAGTTAGAAAACGGAGATGGTCAGAGGAAAAATTTCAGAGGAAATTCAGAAAGCTCTTGACAAACGTGGATTACAAGTATAGTATTGACATAAGAGCATTTTTTCGGACGAGCGGACGACCACTTCACGGCGGCAATCCCTGCACAGTGTTGGTGATTCTACACCTCGTATGATCTTCGCTTGCCGCAAATGTTCTTCGGTCTGCAACACGCCGTGTAAGCGGCCGTGTTTACGTCGGACACAGCAGTGTAAGTTGTCGATTTTACTCGACGTTACAGGTTTTCGAATGAGAGAAGGAGAAGATCTTATGAACTCGCAAATTTCAGACGCCGAGCTTGAGGTGATGAAATTTCTTTGGGCATGCGAAACGGCGACCAGTCCGCAAATCGTTACATCTTTATTGAATAGAACAAAATGGAAACCGAAAACGATCCATACGCTGATATCACGACTGGTCACTAAGGGTGCGATCTTCGCAGACAAATCGAATCCAAAAATGTTTCTTTATCGAGCAGCTGTCAGTCAAGCGCAGTATCGTTTGACTGAAAATCAATCCTTTTTGAGCCGAGTATACGACGGCTCCATGAAAATGATGCTCACGGCATTTATTAAAGAGCAAATTCTTACTGACGAAGAACGAGCGGACCTAAGAGCTTTGATTGAAAGAGATGATAAATCGTGAATGCAGTCTTCGAATCCGTTTTCATCTCGTCACTATATGGTGGGATTGTCGGTGTTATTCTCCTTTTCTTCAAACGCTTGCTTTCTTGTAAGATCAGCGCATGGTGGCAGCTTGCACTTTGGGCGGTTTTGATGGTTAAACTACTGATTCCCTCTGGCCCTTCAAGCGAGTTAAGCCTTTTTAATCTATTGCCAAGGAATGTCTCTGAAGCAACGGATGCACATTCACCCGAAGATCCGATTTTTTCAAAAGACATCGTTTTCGATCTTATATCGCCTGACGACAAACTGGCAAGAGCAGCTGCAAATGAAAAAGCGATCTCCGCATCTGACATTCCTTCCCTTTCATCGCAGTTACCATCCAAGACTTCAATTGCTCCATTTGCGATTCTTTCTTATATGTGGTTAAGCGGTGTCTGTATATTGTTGGTTTGGTTCCTGTTTTGTTCTTTGTTTCTTTGGCGAAAAATCAACATGTCAAGTCTATCCGTAAATAGCCGCATCATGGATATATATCAACAGTGCACTGATGTTATGGGGCTCCGACACATACCTCGTGTCATTTTACAAGAGGCCGTCAAAACACCTTCGTTATTTGCTTTACCGAGTCCTATAATCCTTCTGAATGGGCGCATAAACGATATGGATGACGTGTCGATAGGCTACATCTTATTGCATGAGCTTTCTCATTATAAGCGCCGTGACTTTATATTCAATATATTGCTTGTCATTATGCAGTCTATGCATTGGTTCAACCCGATTATTTGGTACTGTTTTGCAAGAATCCGAGAAGATATAGAACAGGCAAATGATGAAGCAGTTCTGCGATATATCCCATCTGCGGAGCATATGCGTTACGCTGGAGCGTTAGTGTCTGTTCTTGAAAAAGTATCACCTCTGCCATTACCCCTTTTAAGTGCGGCAAGAAACAAGAAAAATCTTGAGAGGAGAATCAACATGATCAAGTTGAATGGAGCTCATGCCCAAAAAAAATGGATTATCTCTGCCTTATGTATTGTTTTGATTCTTGCATTGAGTACGTTATTGCTGACCAGCGCTATAGCTGAGGCGGAAAATAATACGGTCAATTTAGATGGAGCGCTAGTTGCTGATACATTGGCAGATACAGGTGTTCTTATTGATATTGGCGGCGATGCAAATGAAGATGATACTGCTCCTCAACCAGAAGAACACAAGGACTCTACACAAGAGGAAAACGAATATCTATGGCCTGTAATGACGGACTATCAGAATGTTATTGATGATGGATTTGGTCTAGCAGGAGAAAACCTCAGAAATTTTGCAATATACGATGATAAAGGGGTGTTTCAGGGTTATAATGCAGAGGTGTTTCCAAGTGGTTATCCTGACCGCAACGATGAGCTTTTTAAAGATCTGCAAGATGATGCGTATTTTCAAATATTCCCCAACGATGGCAGCCGTGATGGCGCCGCTCGTTTCCAATATTTCCACAACGGGGTAGATATCCACGCACCAATAGGAGCGCCAATCGTAGCTGTGGACGCGGGTGTTGTTGTTGAAATAAACGAAAACAATAGCGATTATGGTTTTATACGATTGGATCACGGAGATGGATGGTGTACTGAATATTCAAATATTTGTTATGCAAAAGGAATGACAACTGGCAATACCATAAACAAAGGTGAAATCATCGGATATTTTCTCGGTTATGAACTTGAAACTCTAAAGGTAGACAGAGAATTTCACTTCAGCACAAGTCGATATGGCGAGTATATAAATCCAATGACTAAATTAAAAATATGCCGATTGCTAGGGACAACTGCTAACGGAACAAATGTAACATTTTCATTTGAAGTTGAGCCCACAACCGGAAATGTCACGGAAATATATGATGTTAGGGTACTGGATACGGGTGAAGAGATAAAAGATCCAGATTTGCTCTTTGAAATTTTTGAATATAATAATCTCTTTGCTTCCTCTTACTTGGAATGGGTAGCTACACAATTTGTCCACCCAGATTCTCGGAAAATTCCAGAAAATTACTCCACGTAGCTGTAGGAGACAACGGCGAGCACAAGCAGATCTTGGAGCTGCAGTAGGCGGGACAGAGAACAGCGAGGTAGTCAACTAGCTGATATGATAGAACGGGACTTGGAGCCAGGAGAAGGGCGCGACAGTAAGTTCTTCACAAGGCCCTCATAGACACGTTTGGCGTTGCGGTGGTGGTCCAATGGTACTGGGTACACAAAAAGTAGAATGTCCTGGTCCTGGCGTACCTGCCAAAATCAGAACAGAGCAATGTGTCGTTGGTACTCTTCCATGGCCTCTATCCGAAGGCGGCAGCCATCCTGCTGGAAGGATTGGAGGAAACACTGACCGTCCATCAGTTGAAAGTTCCGGACCTGCTGAGGAAGACGCTTTGTAACACCAACGTCTTGGAATCTGCGAACTCCTCTTGCCAGGGCGTCCTGCGTTGAGTAAGCAATTTCAGAGACAGAGAGATGGCACTTCGCCACGCAGCAGCCGGATTCTTGCAAGCCGAACAAGGCTTCCGACGGATAAGCAGGCTATAAGAAAACTGGGGTTCTTGGAAGCCAAATTGTCCACCTTTGCAATACCTGCCCACGTTCTTATATCGCAAAGGCACAAAACCATCAAAACAGACGCGAACAGCGATATTTCGATCCAGAATTGTCAAGCGGATTTTCCTCAAATAAGAAGTCTGCTTAAAGCAGACTTCTTATTTGAAATGATGAGCTCCAAGTG from Oscillospiraceae bacterium encodes the following:
- a CDS encoding redox-sensing transcriptional repressor Rex, whose protein sequence is MSKLSNGGNVSQAVVRRLSRYYRHLHEMLQEDVHRISSQKLADRLGLTASQIRQDLNCFGGFGQQGYGYNVEILLREIGGILGVRRGLAAILIGVGNMGRALCNNFDFSWAGIRLIGIFDNNPNVAGSSVGGFTVQAIERLDAFVERRRPDIAVLTLPRETAPAMAERLARLSVRGFWNFTGADLHLALEGAVVENVNFADSLLTLSYRVGELL
- a CDS encoding isocitrate/isopropylmalate dehydrogenase family protein is translated as MENNWGHAVARFEEVIRRQRRRIEAMAAAGDFVDYGALPELVIGVCGGDGIGPAITAAARRVLTYLLRSETAVGRVRFEDIEGLTIENRAACGKAIPDDVLAALKRCHVILKGPTTTPRAGDPWPNIESANVAMRKELDLFANVRPVKVPAAGIDWLFFRENTEGAYAVGSLGVDVDDDLAVDFTVTTTGGTERIVRLAFETARRTGRTRVTAVTKANVIKTTDGKFLRIAARIAQEYPEIRFDDWYIDIMTAKLVDVKRRQDFQIMVLPNLYGDILTDEAAEFQGGVGTAGSANIGKRYAMFEAIHGSAPRMVAEGRAQYADPSSMLRAAVMLLEHIGRADAAGLLARALDRCLYEEKTLTVTGRDTGATCEQFADYVMKTVDALSR
- a CDS encoding putative DNA binding domain-containing protein, producing the protein MKFAESVTCELKSQFTDEIKRTAVAFANTGGGKIYVGIDNDSAIVGLDDPDFTARQVGDSIRNSVKPDITHFMQVDIAGYDGKNVVVVTIERGVYAPYYLAERGLKPSGVFVRVGSATVPATDEHIRRMIRDADGERYLTARSLIQELTFTRTAEEFSDKKFAFELPQQQSLGIIGENGIYTNLGLLLSEQCQHTVKVAVFEGTSKSIFKSRKEFGGSLIQQLYDVIEYVDYFNLVQAKIGMVRRVERRDYPIDAIREAVLNMLVHREYALSASSFVNVYDDRMEFLSVGGLAPGISLDAILSGVSHTRNEGLANIFYRLELVEAYGTGIVRIMGDYADCKRKPEINVTDTSFMLVLPNTRYEAVNAPPSEQERTVMALIKRDGYATAKSLGQDLGLGATQSYNILKRMTDTGKLTANRNGHRIEYRDRSTAE
- a CDS encoding BlaI/MecI/CopY family transcriptional regulator, which codes for MNSQISDAELEVMKFLWACETATSPQIVTSLLNRTKWKPKTIHTLISRLVTKGAIFADKSNPKMFLYRAAVSQAQYRLTENQSFLSRVYDGSMKMMLTAFIKEQILTDEERADLRALIERDDKS
- a CDS encoding peptidoglycan DD-metalloendopeptidase family protein — encoded protein: MNAVFESVFISSLYGGIVGVILLFFKRLLSCKISAWWQLALWAVLMVKLLIPSGPSSELSLFNLLPRNVSEATDAHSPEDPIFSKDIVFDLISPDDKLARAAANEKAISASDIPSLSSQLPSKTSIAPFAILSYMWLSGVCILLVWFLFCSLFLWRKINMSSLSVNSRIMDIYQQCTDVMGLRHIPRVILQEAVKTPSLFALPSPIILLNGRINDMDDVSIGYILLHELSHYKRRDFIFNILLVIMQSMHWFNPIIWYCFARIREDIEQANDEAVLRYIPSAEHMRYAGALVSVLEKVSPLPLPLLSAARNKKNLERRINMIKLNGAHAQKKWIISALCIVLILALSTLLLTSAIAEAENNTVNLDGALVADTLADTGVLIDIGGDANEDDTAPQPEEHKDSTQEENEYLWPVMTDYQNVIDDGFGLAGENLRNFAIYDDKGVFQGYNAEVFPSGYPDRNDELFKDLQDDAYFQIFPNDGSRDGAARFQYFHNGVDIHAPIGAPIVAVDAGVVVEINENNSDYGFIRLDHGDGWCTEYSNICYAKGMTTGNTINKGEIIGYFLGYELETLKVDREFHFSTSRYGEYINPMTKLKICRLLGTTANGTNVTFSFEVEPTTGNVTEIYDVRVLDTGEEIKDPDLLFEIFEYNNLFASSYLEWVATQFVHPDSRKIPENYST